The following are encoded together in the Oreochromis aureus strain Israel breed Guangdong linkage group 18, ZZ_aureus, whole genome shotgun sequence genome:
- the mylk4a gene encoding myosin light chain kinase 3 isoform X3 encodes MSSLVINAVGDGKNAGFDIIQNRIETLSSKMDKLINIQEKVLSRLDGMSHDIDDIEKDMENLKVDKEEIHLPPRVMNQTQVMGREVRQICQEMSSIMSVVNQRSEQQAQKLEGMEKLVLSMQQVISFIGETVKHSKIMELMLKGPAAQKGSRSKDSKGKQAIKRKSSSDTVSKKPDKLKDHKGKDGTDTPRLSPKGLKAQKKMKPPDTAEHISLKKQILLLEEVQKLNRENAEKSGQQITLGFRDLEAGVPPKDKEPDASASSLVDYLQEDSQVDIAEKNEDVEAVTEEESGEKVPEDVTEKELKPSVENLGKQEEEEKLEVQEDKEEKGVSAAEEDSGLPSSPDNKKEATPISRDDHKDAAPSPEAEQDSISEVSSTKSFVTQEHFIVEEHPKSQLLEKKVEEEEENKNKDEKKVDESEGWGVFKADGIELQLNLKQQLEKEREKDDAEKEDDDDPEQYFIDTTPPPVAPFNHRIVSAKPNLITNFYTISWQEILGGGRFGQVHKCVENSSGLTLAAKVIKARSQKEREVVKNEIQVMNNLDHANLIKLYAAYESRNDIILVLEYVAGGELFDRIIDENYTLMELDAVVFIRQICEGLQHMHKMSILHLDLKPENILCVSRITNKVKIIDFGLARIYKPREKLRVNFGTPEFLAPEVINYDFVSFNTDMWSLGVITYMLMSGLCPFLGDDDNETLNNILACQWNFEEQEFVDTSEEAKDFISRLLIVNKSWRMGACEALRHPWLADPALHHRLHTKKTMCRSRRSSCVPNTES; translated from the exons ATGAGTTCCCTGGTAATAAATGCAGTGGGTGATGGCAAGAACGCAGGCTTTGACATCATCCAAAATCGCATAGAGACACTGAGCAGCAAGATGGACAAGCTCATCAATATTCAGGAAAAAGTCCTCAGCCGACTAGATGGGATGTCTCACGACATTGACGACATTGAGAAGGATATGGAGAATTTGAAGGTCGACAAGGAGGAGATCCATCTCCCGCCCAGGGTAATGAATCAGACCCAAGTCATGGGACGAGAGGTGAGGCAGATTTGCCAGGAGATGAGCTCCATCATGTCGGTGGTGAACCAGCGGTCCGAGCAGCAGGCTCAGAAGCTGGAAGGAATGGAAAAATTGGTCCTCAGCATGCAACAGGTGATCAGCTTCATCGGGGAGACGGTGAAACATTCGAAGATAATGGAGCTGATGCTCAAAGGCCCGGCGGCTCAGAAGGGCTCGAGATCAAAAGACAGTAAAGGGAAGCAAGCTATAAAGAGGAAATCATCTTCAGATACAGTATCGAAAAAGCCTGACAAG TTGAAAGACCACAAAGGCAAAGATGGGACAGATACGCCCCGTTTGAGCCCTAAGGGTCTGAAAGCACAAAAGAAGATGAAGCCTCCAGATACAGCAG AACATATCTCACTGAAGAAGCAGATTTTGCTCCTTGAGGAGGTTCAGAAACTCAACAGGGAGAACGCTGAGAAATCAGGTCAGCAGATCACCCTTGGTTTTCGGGATCTAGAAGCTGGAGTGCCCCCTAAAGATAAAGAACCTGATGCCTCTGCCAGCAGCTTGGTGGACTACCTGCAAGAAGACTCCCAAGTGGATATTGCTGAGAAAAACGAGGATGTTGAGGCAGTTACTGAGGAGGAAAGTGGAGAGAAGGTGCCTGAGGATGTTACAGAGAAGGAGCTCAAGCCTAGTGTGGAGAATCTAGggaagcaagaagaagaagaaaagcttGAAGTCCAAGAGGACAAAGAGGAAAAAGGTGTTTCTGCAGCTGAAGAAGACTCAGGTCTTCCCTCCTCCCCTGACAATAAGAAGGAAGCAACTCCAATCAG TAGAGATGACCACAAAGATGCAGCACCATCTCCTGAGGCTGAACAGGACTCCATATCAGAGGTCAGCAGCACCAAGTCCTTTGTCACCCAGGAACACTTTATTGTAGAggaacacccaaagagccagcTGCTGGAAAAGAaggtggaagaggaggaagaaaacaaaaataaggatGAGAAGAAGGTTGATGAGTCAGAGGGTTGGGGTGTCTTCAAGGCAGATGGAATTGAACTCCAGCTGAACCTGAAACAACAGttggagaaggagagagaaaaagatgatGCGGAAaaggaggatgatgatgatcctGAGCAGTACTTTATCG ACACCACTCCACCTCCAGTGGCTCCTTTTAATCACCGCATTGTGTCAGCCAAGCCCAACCTGATTACAAACTTCTACACCATCAGCTGGCAGGAGATCCTGGGCGG TGGTCGCTTCGGCCAGGTGCACAAATGTGTGGAGAATTCATCCGGTCTCACTTTGGCAGCGAAAGTCATCAAAGCCAGGAGTCAGAAAGAAAGG GAGGTCGTGAAGAATGAGATCCAAGTCATGAATAATCTTGACCATGCCAACCTGATCAAGCTCTATGCGGCCTATGAGTCAAGGAATGACATCATCCTTGTACTTGAATA TGTTGCTGGAGGTGAGCTGTTTGACAGGATCATTGATGAAAACTACACTTTAATGGAGTTGGATGCTGTGGTGTTTATCAGGCAGATCTGCGAAGGCCTGCAGCACATGCACAAAATGTCCATCCTGCATCTCGACTTGAAG CCAGAAAACATCCTGTGTGTGAGCAGAATCACAAATAAGGTCAAGATCATTGACTTTGGTCTTGCCAGGAT ATATAAACCAAGGGAGAAACTCCGAGTGAATTTTGGGACTCCAGAGTTTCTCGCTCCTGAAGTCATCAACTATGACTTTGTGTCATTCAACACAGACATGTGGAGCCTTGGTGTAATTACATATATGCT TATGAGCGGTCTGTGTCCCTTCCTCGGCGATGATGACAATGAGACTCTGAATAACATCTTGGCCTGTCAGTGGAACTTTGAGGAACAAGAGTTTGTAGATACATCAGAAGAAGCCAAAGACTTCATCTCCAGACTCCTGATTGTAAATAAAAG TTGGAGGATGGGGGCATGTGAGGCTTTGAGGCATCCTTGGCTTGCCGACCCTGCCCTTCATCATCGTCTTCACACAAAG AAAACTATGTGCAGATCACGGAGATCATCATGTGTGCCCAATACTGAAAGCTGA
- the mylk4a gene encoding myosin light chain kinase 3 isoform X1, whose protein sequence is MSSLVINAVGDGKNAGFDIIQNRIETLSSKMDKLINIQEKVLSRLDGMSHDIDDIEKDMENLKVDKEEIHLPPRVMNQTQVMGREVRQICQEMSSIMSVVNQRSEQQAQKLEGMEKLVLSMQQVISFIGETVKHSKIMELMLKGPAAQKGSRSKDSKGKQAIKRKSSSDTVSKKPDKKTTSNKGKKGKQEITPACEPSTLQSSPKIKLHGPKHFLASRKCGNFLKDHKGKDGTDTPRLSPKGLKAQKKMKPPDTAEHISLKKQILLLEEVQKLNRENAEKSGQQITLGFRDLEAGVPPKDKEPDASASSLVDYLQEDSQVDIAEKNEDVEAVTEEESGEKVPEDVTEKELKPSVENLGKQEEEEKLEVQEDKEEKGVSAAEEDSGLPSSPDNKKEATPISRDDHKDAAPSPEAEQDSISEVSSTKSFVTQEHFIVEEHPKSQLLEKKVEEEEENKNKDEKKVDESEGWGVFKADGIELQLNLKQQLEKEREKDDAEKEDDDDPEQYFIDTTPPPVAPFNHRIVSAKPNLITNFYTISWQEILGGGRFGQVHKCVENSSGLTLAAKVIKARSQKEREVVKNEIQVMNNLDHANLIKLYAAYESRNDIILVLEYVAGGELFDRIIDENYTLMELDAVVFIRQICEGLQHMHKMSILHLDLKPENILCVSRITNKVKIIDFGLARIYKPREKLRVNFGTPEFLAPEVINYDFVSFNTDMWSLGVITYMLMSGLCPFLGDDDNETLNNILACQWNFEEQEFVDTSEEAKDFISRLLIVNKSWRMGACEALRHPWLADPALHHRLHTKKTMCRSRRSSCVPNTES, encoded by the exons ATGAGTTCCCTGGTAATAAATGCAGTGGGTGATGGCAAGAACGCAGGCTTTGACATCATCCAAAATCGCATAGAGACACTGAGCAGCAAGATGGACAAGCTCATCAATATTCAGGAAAAAGTCCTCAGCCGACTAGATGGGATGTCTCACGACATTGACGACATTGAGAAGGATATGGAGAATTTGAAGGTCGACAAGGAGGAGATCCATCTCCCGCCCAGGGTAATGAATCAGACCCAAGTCATGGGACGAGAGGTGAGGCAGATTTGCCAGGAGATGAGCTCCATCATGTCGGTGGTGAACCAGCGGTCCGAGCAGCAGGCTCAGAAGCTGGAAGGAATGGAAAAATTGGTCCTCAGCATGCAACAGGTGATCAGCTTCATCGGGGAGACGGTGAAACATTCGAAGATAATGGAGCTGATGCTCAAAGGCCCGGCGGCTCAGAAGGGCTCGAGATCAAAAGACAGTAAAGGGAAGCAAGCTATAAAGAGGAAATCATCTTCAGATACAGTATCGAAAAAGCCTGACAAG AAAACTACCTCTAATAAAGGCAAAAAAGGGAAACAAGAGATAACGCCTGCATGTGAGCCCAGTACTCTGCAGTCTTCTCCCAAGATAAAGCTTCACGGACCAAAGCATTTCCTCGCCTCTCGCAAATGTGGAAACTTT TTGAAAGACCACAAAGGCAAAGATGGGACAGATACGCCCCGTTTGAGCCCTAAGGGTCTGAAAGCACAAAAGAAGATGAAGCCTCCAGATACAGCAG AACATATCTCACTGAAGAAGCAGATTTTGCTCCTTGAGGAGGTTCAGAAACTCAACAGGGAGAACGCTGAGAAATCAGGTCAGCAGATCACCCTTGGTTTTCGGGATCTAGAAGCTGGAGTGCCCCCTAAAGATAAAGAACCTGATGCCTCTGCCAGCAGCTTGGTGGACTACCTGCAAGAAGACTCCCAAGTGGATATTGCTGAGAAAAACGAGGATGTTGAGGCAGTTACTGAGGAGGAAAGTGGAGAGAAGGTGCCTGAGGATGTTACAGAGAAGGAGCTCAAGCCTAGTGTGGAGAATCTAGggaagcaagaagaagaagaaaagcttGAAGTCCAAGAGGACAAAGAGGAAAAAGGTGTTTCTGCAGCTGAAGAAGACTCAGGTCTTCCCTCCTCCCCTGACAATAAGAAGGAAGCAACTCCAATCAG TAGAGATGACCACAAAGATGCAGCACCATCTCCTGAGGCTGAACAGGACTCCATATCAGAGGTCAGCAGCACCAAGTCCTTTGTCACCCAGGAACACTTTATTGTAGAggaacacccaaagagccagcTGCTGGAAAAGAaggtggaagaggaggaagaaaacaaaaataaggatGAGAAGAAGGTTGATGAGTCAGAGGGTTGGGGTGTCTTCAAGGCAGATGGAATTGAACTCCAGCTGAACCTGAAACAACAGttggagaaggagagagaaaaagatgatGCGGAAaaggaggatgatgatgatcctGAGCAGTACTTTATCG ACACCACTCCACCTCCAGTGGCTCCTTTTAATCACCGCATTGTGTCAGCCAAGCCCAACCTGATTACAAACTTCTACACCATCAGCTGGCAGGAGATCCTGGGCGG TGGTCGCTTCGGCCAGGTGCACAAATGTGTGGAGAATTCATCCGGTCTCACTTTGGCAGCGAAAGTCATCAAAGCCAGGAGTCAGAAAGAAAGG GAGGTCGTGAAGAATGAGATCCAAGTCATGAATAATCTTGACCATGCCAACCTGATCAAGCTCTATGCGGCCTATGAGTCAAGGAATGACATCATCCTTGTACTTGAATA TGTTGCTGGAGGTGAGCTGTTTGACAGGATCATTGATGAAAACTACACTTTAATGGAGTTGGATGCTGTGGTGTTTATCAGGCAGATCTGCGAAGGCCTGCAGCACATGCACAAAATGTCCATCCTGCATCTCGACTTGAAG CCAGAAAACATCCTGTGTGTGAGCAGAATCACAAATAAGGTCAAGATCATTGACTTTGGTCTTGCCAGGAT ATATAAACCAAGGGAGAAACTCCGAGTGAATTTTGGGACTCCAGAGTTTCTCGCTCCTGAAGTCATCAACTATGACTTTGTGTCATTCAACACAGACATGTGGAGCCTTGGTGTAATTACATATATGCT TATGAGCGGTCTGTGTCCCTTCCTCGGCGATGATGACAATGAGACTCTGAATAACATCTTGGCCTGTCAGTGGAACTTTGAGGAACAAGAGTTTGTAGATACATCAGAAGAAGCCAAAGACTTCATCTCCAGACTCCTGATTGTAAATAAAAG TTGGAGGATGGGGGCATGTGAGGCTTTGAGGCATCCTTGGCTTGCCGACCCTGCCCTTCATCATCGTCTTCACACAAAG AAAACTATGTGCAGATCACGGAGATCATCATGTGTGCCCAATACTGAAAGCTGA
- the mylk4a gene encoding myosin light chain kinase 3 isoform X2: MSSLVINAVGDGKNAGFDIIQNRIETLSSKMDKLINIQEKVLSRLDGMSHDIDDIEKDMENLKVDKEEIHLPPRVMNQTQVMGREVRQICQEMSSIMSVVNQRSEQQAQKLEGMEKLVLSMQQVISFIGETVKHSKIMELMLKGPAAQKGSRSKDSKGKQAIKRKSSSDTVSKKPDKKTTSNKGKKGKQEITPACEPSTLQSSPKIKLHGPKHFLASRKCGNFLKDHKGKDGTDTPRLSPKGLKAQKKMKPPDTAEHISLKKQILLLEEVQKLNRENAEKSGQQITLGFRDLEAGVPPKDKEPDASASSLVDYLQEDSQVDIAEKNEDVEAVTEEESGEKVPEDVTEKELKPSVENLGKQEEEEKLEVQEDKEEKGVSAAEEDSGLPSSPDNKKEATPIRDDHKDAAPSPEAEQDSISEVSSTKSFVTQEHFIVEEHPKSQLLEKKVEEEEENKNKDEKKVDESEGWGVFKADGIELQLNLKQQLEKEREKDDAEKEDDDDPEQYFIDTTPPPVAPFNHRIVSAKPNLITNFYTISWQEILGGGRFGQVHKCVENSSGLTLAAKVIKARSQKEREVVKNEIQVMNNLDHANLIKLYAAYESRNDIILVLEYVAGGELFDRIIDENYTLMELDAVVFIRQICEGLQHMHKMSILHLDLKPENILCVSRITNKVKIIDFGLARIYKPREKLRVNFGTPEFLAPEVINYDFVSFNTDMWSLGVITYMLMSGLCPFLGDDDNETLNNILACQWNFEEQEFVDTSEEAKDFISRLLIVNKSWRMGACEALRHPWLADPALHHRLHTKKTMCRSRRSSCVPNTES; the protein is encoded by the exons ATGAGTTCCCTGGTAATAAATGCAGTGGGTGATGGCAAGAACGCAGGCTTTGACATCATCCAAAATCGCATAGAGACACTGAGCAGCAAGATGGACAAGCTCATCAATATTCAGGAAAAAGTCCTCAGCCGACTAGATGGGATGTCTCACGACATTGACGACATTGAGAAGGATATGGAGAATTTGAAGGTCGACAAGGAGGAGATCCATCTCCCGCCCAGGGTAATGAATCAGACCCAAGTCATGGGACGAGAGGTGAGGCAGATTTGCCAGGAGATGAGCTCCATCATGTCGGTGGTGAACCAGCGGTCCGAGCAGCAGGCTCAGAAGCTGGAAGGAATGGAAAAATTGGTCCTCAGCATGCAACAGGTGATCAGCTTCATCGGGGAGACGGTGAAACATTCGAAGATAATGGAGCTGATGCTCAAAGGCCCGGCGGCTCAGAAGGGCTCGAGATCAAAAGACAGTAAAGGGAAGCAAGCTATAAAGAGGAAATCATCTTCAGATACAGTATCGAAAAAGCCTGACAAG AAAACTACCTCTAATAAAGGCAAAAAAGGGAAACAAGAGATAACGCCTGCATGTGAGCCCAGTACTCTGCAGTCTTCTCCCAAGATAAAGCTTCACGGACCAAAGCATTTCCTCGCCTCTCGCAAATGTGGAAACTTT TTGAAAGACCACAAAGGCAAAGATGGGACAGATACGCCCCGTTTGAGCCCTAAGGGTCTGAAAGCACAAAAGAAGATGAAGCCTCCAGATACAGCAG AACATATCTCACTGAAGAAGCAGATTTTGCTCCTTGAGGAGGTTCAGAAACTCAACAGGGAGAACGCTGAGAAATCAGGTCAGCAGATCACCCTTGGTTTTCGGGATCTAGAAGCTGGAGTGCCCCCTAAAGATAAAGAACCTGATGCCTCTGCCAGCAGCTTGGTGGACTACCTGCAAGAAGACTCCCAAGTGGATATTGCTGAGAAAAACGAGGATGTTGAGGCAGTTACTGAGGAGGAAAGTGGAGAGAAGGTGCCTGAGGATGTTACAGAGAAGGAGCTCAAGCCTAGTGTGGAGAATCTAGggaagcaagaagaagaagaaaagcttGAAGTCCAAGAGGACAAAGAGGAAAAAGGTGTTTCTGCAGCTGAAGAAGACTCAGGTCTTCCCTCCTCCCCTGACAATAAGAAGGAAGCAACTCCAATCAG AGATGACCACAAAGATGCAGCACCATCTCCTGAGGCTGAACAGGACTCCATATCAGAGGTCAGCAGCACCAAGTCCTTTGTCACCCAGGAACACTTTATTGTAGAggaacacccaaagagccagcTGCTGGAAAAGAaggtggaagaggaggaagaaaacaaaaataaggatGAGAAGAAGGTTGATGAGTCAGAGGGTTGGGGTGTCTTCAAGGCAGATGGAATTGAACTCCAGCTGAACCTGAAACAACAGttggagaaggagagagaaaaagatgatGCGGAAaaggaggatgatgatgatcctGAGCAGTACTTTATCG ACACCACTCCACCTCCAGTGGCTCCTTTTAATCACCGCATTGTGTCAGCCAAGCCCAACCTGATTACAAACTTCTACACCATCAGCTGGCAGGAGATCCTGGGCGG TGGTCGCTTCGGCCAGGTGCACAAATGTGTGGAGAATTCATCCGGTCTCACTTTGGCAGCGAAAGTCATCAAAGCCAGGAGTCAGAAAGAAAGG GAGGTCGTGAAGAATGAGATCCAAGTCATGAATAATCTTGACCATGCCAACCTGATCAAGCTCTATGCGGCCTATGAGTCAAGGAATGACATCATCCTTGTACTTGAATA TGTTGCTGGAGGTGAGCTGTTTGACAGGATCATTGATGAAAACTACACTTTAATGGAGTTGGATGCTGTGGTGTTTATCAGGCAGATCTGCGAAGGCCTGCAGCACATGCACAAAATGTCCATCCTGCATCTCGACTTGAAG CCAGAAAACATCCTGTGTGTGAGCAGAATCACAAATAAGGTCAAGATCATTGACTTTGGTCTTGCCAGGAT ATATAAACCAAGGGAGAAACTCCGAGTGAATTTTGGGACTCCAGAGTTTCTCGCTCCTGAAGTCATCAACTATGACTTTGTGTCATTCAACACAGACATGTGGAGCCTTGGTGTAATTACATATATGCT TATGAGCGGTCTGTGTCCCTTCCTCGGCGATGATGACAATGAGACTCTGAATAACATCTTGGCCTGTCAGTGGAACTTTGAGGAACAAGAGTTTGTAGATACATCAGAAGAAGCCAAAGACTTCATCTCCAGACTCCTGATTGTAAATAAAAG TTGGAGGATGGGGGCATGTGAGGCTTTGAGGCATCCTTGGCTTGCCGACCCTGCCCTTCATCATCGTCTTCACACAAAG AAAACTATGTGCAGATCACGGAGATCATCATGTGTGCCCAATACTGAAAGCTGA